In Leptospira sp. WS58.C1, a single genomic region encodes these proteins:
- the rplB gene encoding 50S ribosomal protein L2, producing MGIKKFKPVTSASRFKSVLTFEEITESEPYRPLTISLNYKAGRGEGGKIAVRRKGGRVKRKYRIIDFKRRKTGIPATVKTVEYDPYRSAFISLVSYSDGEYAYILNAEGLKVGDKISSGEGVEIKIGNALPLGKIPPGTNVHNVELKIGRGGQIARTAGSFATIAGRDGEYILLKLPSSEVRKVHENCYATVGVCSNRDHNLVSIGKAGRNRWLGKRPKVRGVVMNPVDHPHGGGEGRTSGGRHPVTPWGIPTKGYKTRRRAKPSDKFIIQKRKGNRSR from the coding sequence ATGGGAATTAAAAAATTTAAACCCGTTACTTCCGCCAGCCGTTTCAAATCGGTATTAACTTTCGAGGAAATTACCGAGTCGGAACCGTATCGCCCTTTAACGATCAGCTTAAATTACAAGGCAGGTCGCGGAGAAGGCGGTAAAATTGCGGTTCGCAGAAAAGGCGGAAGAGTAAAACGCAAATATCGTATCATCGACTTCAAACGTCGCAAAACCGGGATTCCAGCTACCGTAAAAACGGTAGAATACGATCCATATCGTTCCGCGTTCATCTCTCTTGTCAGCTACTCTGACGGAGAATATGCATACATCCTGAACGCAGAAGGATTGAAGGTAGGGGATAAAATTTCTTCCGGAGAAGGCGTAGAGATTAAGATCGGAAACGCGCTTCCACTCGGAAAGATCCCTCCAGGCACTAACGTACATAACGTGGAATTGAAAATCGGAAGAGGCGGGCAGATCGCAAGAACTGCAGGATCCTTCGCTACTATCGCAGGTAGAGACGGAGAATATATTCTTCTGAAACTTCCAAGTTCCGAGGTTCGTAAAGTTCATGAGAACTGCTACGCTACCGTTGGAGTTTGCAGCAATAGAGATCATAACCTTGTTTCCATCGGTAAAGCCGGTAGAAACAGATGGTTGGGAAAACGTCCTAAGGTCAGAGGGGTCGTAATGAACCCGGTTGATCACCCACATGGTGGTGGTGAAGGACGTACTTCCGGAGGACGTCACCCAGTGACTCCTTGGGGTATTCCAACCAAAGGATACAAAACTCGTCGTAGGGCTAAACCTTCCGACAAGTTTATCATCCAGAAGAGAAAGGGAAATAGGAGCAGGTAA
- a CDS encoding 50S ribosomal protein L23: MNLNEVILSPIITEKSQDLETIGEKAGKRTVKYTVEIHPRANKTLVKEAFRKIYNVVPSAVNIQVYRGKVKRFRHLPAPKAHWKKAIVTFQDGASIDFGKEA, from the coding sequence ATGAATCTTAACGAAGTGATCTTATCTCCGATTATTACCGAGAAGTCCCAAGACCTGGAAACGATCGGTGAAAAAGCCGGTAAAAGAACCGTAAAATACACCGTGGAAATTCACCCTAGAGCAAACAAAACTCTAGTGAAGGAAGCTTTCCGCAAAATTTACAATGTAGTACCTTCTGCCGTAAATATCCAAGTGTATCGCGGAAAAGTAAAAAGATTCCGTCATCTACCCGCTCCTAAAGCTCATTGGAAAAAAGCAATCGTGACTTTCCAAGACGGAGCGAGCATCGACTTCGGAAAGGAAGCATAA
- the rplD gene encoding 50S ribosomal protein L4, whose protein sequence is MKAQKYSKEGKLLSEIELPSALFESKYSSGAIYDAIKAENANLRSGNHHTKTRSEVSGGGKKPWSQKGTGRARQGSIRAPQWVGGGTVHGPRKRDYSYNVSPKVKRRAVLSVLNKKAQDAVIKVVEDLDPKEFSTKAFSTLFNNIGLKNTGVIGFLVGGENDFLKKSVRNIPTVKYINSKRIAVRDILYNRNLVITEGALGEILKHYGEGK, encoded by the coding sequence ATGAAAGCACAGAAGTACTCAAAAGAAGGAAAACTGCTCTCGGAAATCGAACTTCCATCAGCGTTGTTCGAATCCAAATATAGCAGTGGCGCGATTTACGACGCCATCAAAGCGGAGAATGCTAACCTCCGTTCCGGGAATCATCATACCAAAACCCGCTCGGAAGTTTCCGGGGGTGGTAAAAAGCCTTGGTCCCAAAAAGGAACCGGTAGAGCTCGTCAGGGTTCTATCCGTGCACCTCAGTGGGTGGGCGGTGGTACTGTTCACGGGCCTCGCAAGAGAGATTATTCTTATAATGTTTCTCCAAAAGTGAAACGCAGAGCGGTACTTTCCGTTTTGAATAAGAAGGCTCAAGACGCGGTCATTAAAGTAGTAGAAGATCTGGATCCGAAAGAATTCAGCACGAAAGCTTTCTCTACTTTATTTAATAATATCGGATTAAAGAACACCGGAGTGATCGGATTCTTAGTAGGTGGAGAGAACGACTTCCTTAAAAAGTCCGTTCGCAATATCCCTACCGTAAAATACATCAACTCCAAACGTATCGCGGTTCGAGACATTCTGTATAACAGAAATCTTGTAATCACTGAAGGCGCTTTGGGAGAAATTCTCAAACATTACGGAGAAGGAAAATGA
- the rplC gene encoding 50S ribosomal protein L3 — MAKGLIGKKIGMSQIFDEQGNIIPVTVLEVGPCAVSQVKSAATDGYDAIQLAFQDDKEKHLTKGQKGHLVKAGLAPKRVLKEFRNFGEEPAAGAEIKAQDVFAVSDTVKVTGTSKGKGFQGVIKRYGHHGGPGAHGSRFHRHPGSMGSNTTPGRVFKGRKLPGRMGFDTKTVLNLKVVRIHEAENLVFVSGSVPGPANSIITIEKI; from the coding sequence ATGGCAAAGGGATTAATCGGTAAAAAGATAGGGATGTCCCAAATCTTCGACGAGCAAGGAAACATTATTCCTGTGACCGTCTTAGAAGTAGGTCCCTGCGCAGTTTCCCAAGTCAAGTCCGCAGCTACGGACGGTTACGACGCGATTCAGTTGGCTTTTCAGGATGATAAAGAAAAACACCTGACCAAAGGACAAAAGGGTCATTTGGTTAAAGCAGGCCTTGCTCCTAAGAGAGTGTTGAAGGAATTCCGGAATTTCGGCGAAGAGCCGGCTGCCGGAGCTGAGATAAAAGCACAAGACGTGTTTGCGGTTTCGGATACTGTAAAAGTTACAGGAACTAGCAAAGGTAAAGGTTTCCAAGGTGTTATCAAAAGATACGGACACCATGGTGGACCAGGCGCTCACGGTTCTCGTTTTCATAGACACCCTGGATCCATGGGATCCAACACCACTCCTGGAAGAGTATTCAAAGGTCGTAAATTACCGGGCCGCATGGGTTTTGATACAAAGACTGTATTGAACCTGAAAGTGGTTCGTATTCACGAAGCAGAAAATTTGGTTTTTGTAAGCGGATCCGTTCCGGGACCTGCAAACTCCATCATCACTATTGAGAAGATATAA
- the rpsJ gene encoding 30S ribosomal protein S10: MAGQKIRVKLKAFDHKLIDQSTYEIVATAKRTGATVSGPIPLPTKKEIYTVLRSPHVNKKSREQFEMKTHKRLIDILDTNEDTVEALMKLQLPAGVSVDIKS; encoded by the coding sequence ATGGCTGGCCAAAAGATCAGAGTAAAGCTTAAAGCTTTCGATCATAAGTTGATCGACCAATCAACTTACGAGATCGTTGCGACTGCCAAAAGGACCGGAGCTACTGTCTCCGGTCCGATTCCTCTTCCAACGAAGAAGGAAATATACACAGTCCTCCGTTCTCCACACGTAAATAAAAAATCAAGAGAGCAGTTTGAGATGAAAACTCACAAAAGGCTCATCGACATTCTGGACACCAACGAAGACACAGTTGAAGCTTTGATGAAGCTACAGCTCCCTGCAGGTGTTTCAGTGGATATTAAATCCTAA
- the tuf gene encoding elongation factor Tu, protein MAKEKFDRSKPHLNVGTIGHVDHGKTTLTAAITTTLAKVLGGKNKAVAYDQIDNAPEEKARGITIATSHQEYETANRHYAHVDCPGHADYVKNMITGAAQMDAAILVVSATDGPMPQTKEHILLARQVGVPYIIVFINKADMLAADEREEMIQMVEMDVRDLLNKYSFPGDDTPIVYGSALKALEGEDSELGTQAIVKLMEALDTYVPNPKRITDKPFLMPVEDVFSITGRGTVATGRVEQGTLKINDEVEIVGIRPTTKTVVTGIEMFRKLLDSAEAGDNIGALLRGTKKEDIERGQVLAKPGSITPHKKFNAEVYVLTKDEGGRHTPFFNNYRPQFYFRTTDITGVCNLPNGMEMVMPGDNVTMSIELIHPIAMDKGLKFAIREGGKTIGSGVVAEITE, encoded by the coding sequence ATGGCTAAGGAGAAATTCGACAGGTCCAAACCACACTTAAACGTTGGTACAATCGGACACGTTGACCATGGAAAAACCACGCTAACGGCAGCAATCACCACTACGCTTGCAAAAGTATTGGGTGGAAAAAACAAAGCCGTAGCTTACGACCAAATCGATAACGCACCTGAGGAAAAAGCTCGTGGGATCACCATCGCTACTTCTCACCAAGAGTATGAGACAGCGAATCGCCACTATGCTCACGTTGACTGCCCAGGTCACGCTGACTATGTTAAAAACATGATCACCGGTGCTGCTCAGATGGACGCTGCGATCCTAGTTGTTTCCGCAACTGACGGACCAATGCCTCAAACGAAAGAGCATATCCTGCTCGCTCGTCAGGTAGGTGTTCCTTATATCATCGTATTCATCAACAAAGCGGACATGCTTGCTGCGGACGAACGCGAAGAGATGATCCAAATGGTTGAGATGGACGTTCGCGACCTTCTTAACAAATACAGCTTCCCTGGCGACGATACCCCTATCGTTTACGGATCCGCTCTGAAAGCTCTCGAAGGAGAAGATTCAGAACTCGGAACCCAAGCGATCGTTAAGTTGATGGAAGCTCTGGACACTTACGTTCCAAATCCAAAACGTATTACCGACAAACCTTTCCTAATGCCAGTAGAGGACGTATTCTCTATCACTGGTCGTGGAACTGTGGCAACCGGAAGAGTAGAGCAAGGAACTTTGAAAATCAACGACGAAGTTGAAATCGTTGGTATTCGTCCTACTACTAAAACCGTTGTTACCGGTATCGAAATGTTCCGTAAACTTTTAGATTCCGCAGAAGCTGGAGACAATATCGGTGCTCTTCTTCGTGGAACCAAAAAAGAGGACATCGAGAGAGGACAGGTCCTTGCTAAGCCGGGATCAATCACTCCTCACAAAAAATTCAACGCGGAAGTTTACGTTCTTACTAAGGACGAAGGTGGACGTCACACTCCATTCTTCAATAACTACCGTCCACAGTTCTATTTCAGAACTACCGACATCACCGGCGTTTGTAACCTGCCTAACGGTATGGAAATGGTAATGCCTGGTGACAACGTTACAATGAGCATCGAGTTGATCCACCCGATCGCTATGGACAAAGGTCTTAAATTCGCGATCCGCGAAGGTGGAAAGACTATCGGTTCCGGCGTAGTGGCTGAGATCACCGAGTAA
- a CDS encoding elongation factor G-like protein has product MSVPFLNPGIFAHIDAGKTTLLERILFETGKISAPGRIEEGTTESDYLPEEIERGISIQSTVARIPYPDAENSRVILQFVDNPGHLDFQSQANASLLVSDFGLVLIDSFEGLKSQTFQNVEALRKSQKPILFFLNKLDRHGADILSPLVDLEVALGKEPILLFKEDGSIPVLKGEGQESELLPMIEWDHDLSEEYLKNHDLLPKLALEGLVKGFWEGKIFPILGGSALQGLGVRELLSFLEVLALGKPSHSSPKEQIGIAFKREIHPELGKLLHFQTLAPIKIGDFFFHGETKHKIENLYQISARDYDEVSKGEVGELLATTSLLDWTPGEILSRHNTKNGTKTLLSPIRKQFQILVEPEKEEDRQELWDRLQDLAWLDEAVSVDILMETGQFRLSGTGELHLEISLSRLKESFSKSFQTSGIKVARFALWKNLVQKVAFQHTAFDQKISSGQVLASLESSHNFSKGVRFNVQLADPIKEAISSAFTEVTARGIDGEEVLGLQMIIEGYEPPSETKSFDVSSLIKVAVIKGLKDIIPNHSDFIGPLSELEILTPNQYLGDILASLAKRDAKIRKVTELTEGRHLIQASASTQNLLGFSGVLRNMAQGRGVLSLDTLFDFDNHSVLF; this is encoded by the coding sequence ATGTCAGTACCATTCTTAAATCCAGGAATATTCGCACATATTGATGCGGGCAAAACCACACTCTTAGAGAGGATCTTATTCGAGACCGGCAAAATTTCCGCTCCGGGCAGAATAGAAGAAGGTACCACCGAGTCGGACTATCTTCCCGAGGAGATAGAAAGAGGAATTTCTATCCAATCCACTGTGGCCAGGATCCCGTATCCGGATGCGGAAAATTCTCGGGTCATTCTACAGTTCGTGGATAATCCGGGGCATTTGGATTTTCAGTCCCAGGCAAATGCTTCACTACTGGTTTCCGATTTCGGCCTCGTTCTCATCGATTCGTTCGAAGGATTAAAATCCCAAACCTTCCAGAATGTGGAGGCTCTTCGAAAATCACAAAAACCAATATTATTTTTTTTAAATAAACTGGATCGCCACGGAGCCGATATTCTTTCCCCTCTAGTGGATCTGGAAGTTGCCTTGGGAAAAGAACCAATCCTTTTATTCAAAGAAGACGGTAGTATTCCTGTTTTAAAAGGAGAAGGTCAGGAGTCGGAGCTCCTACCTATGATAGAATGGGATCATGATTTATCGGAAGAATATCTAAAAAACCATGACCTTCTTCCTAAACTGGCGCTGGAGGGTTTGGTAAAAGGTTTTTGGGAAGGGAAAATTTTTCCCATCCTCGGAGGTTCCGCTCTACAAGGTCTTGGCGTACGGGAATTACTTTCGTTCTTGGAGGTTCTCGCTCTAGGCAAACCTTCTCACTCTTCTCCCAAAGAACAAATCGGGATTGCCTTCAAAAGAGAGATCCATCCGGAACTTGGAAAACTTCTTCATTTCCAAACATTGGCCCCCATTAAGATCGGGGACTTCTTCTTTCACGGAGAAACGAAACATAAGATAGAGAACTTATACCAAATTTCCGCAAGAGACTACGACGAAGTCAGCAAAGGAGAAGTAGGAGAACTTCTCGCAACCACTTCCCTCCTTGATTGGACTCCGGGAGAAATTCTTTCGAGACATAATACAAAAAATGGAACCAAAACGTTACTTTCTCCGATCAGAAAACAATTCCAGATCTTGGTTGAACCGGAAAAAGAAGAAGATCGACAGGAGCTTTGGGATCGCCTCCAGGATCTGGCCTGGCTAGACGAAGCGGTAAGCGTGGATATTCTCATGGAAACGGGACAATTTCGCTTATCAGGGACAGGCGAGTTGCATTTAGAGATCTCTCTTTCCCGTTTGAAGGAATCTTTTTCGAAAAGTTTTCAAACAAGTGGAATCAAAGTTGCAAGATTTGCTCTATGGAAAAATTTGGTTCAAAAGGTCGCATTTCAGCATACCGCGTTCGATCAAAAGATCTCGAGCGGTCAGGTGCTCGCGTCCTTGGAAAGTTCTCACAACTTTTCCAAGGGAGTGCGGTTTAATGTTCAGCTAGCTGATCCAATCAAAGAGGCGATTTCATCCGCATTTACGGAAGTCACCGCCCGGGGAATAGACGGAGAGGAAGTTCTCGGTCTACAAATGATCATCGAAGGTTACGAGCCTCCAAGTGAGACAAAGTCTTTCGATGTTTCTTCCCTGATCAAAGTAGCTGTCATCAAAGGTTTAAAGGACATAATTCCGAATCATTCGGATTTCATTGGTCCCCTTTCCGAGTTAGAGATTCTTACACCGAATCAATATCTCGGAGATATATTGGCCAGTTTGGCTAAGAGGGACGCGAAGATTCGTAAGGTCACTGAGTTGACCGAAGGGCGTCATTTGATCCAGGCAAGCGCTTCTACGCAAAACTTGCTTGGCTTTAGCGGTGTCCTTAGAAATATGGCACAGGGAAGGGGCGTCCTGTCTTTGGACACCCTTTTTGACTTTGATAACCATTCTGTATTGTTTTAA
- a CDS encoding glycoside hydrolase family 1 protein, with protein MSNNFELPKDFLLGCATAATQIEGGDINNNWYAWSLIGKVGDGESSITGADHYRKYVEDIELLSQLHQECYRMSIEWSRIEPKQGEWSKEGVEHYRDEFRRLIQAGIKPLVTLHHFSCPQWFQEKGGWLSENAVEDFIRFVDFSAKSFGDLVSEWCTINEPNVFANDSYMDGKYPPGSHGDIAAYMKVTKRLVIAHLKSYKLIHKIRKEKGFKGETKVGFAHHLAIFEPFNSHPLAKLGRFLSDYLFHEIQMKGFVEGKLCFPLGFGYPEGEGIFCDFIGINYYSRHLFKASYNPGNLFATPMVDPSISDSEKNDLGWEIYPEGLYKVCRRTWDRYKLPIYITENGIPDAKDEKREKYIVDHLYQIKRLLDEGVGVERYYHWSFLDNLEWNDGYGPRFGLVEVDYTTMKRKPRLSALRYAEICRTKKIQLRG; from the coding sequence ATGAGCAATAATTTCGAACTTCCAAAAGATTTTTTATTAGGTTGTGCAACTGCGGCAACGCAGATAGAAGGAGGTGATATCAATAATAATTGGTATGCATGGTCTCTCATCGGAAAAGTTGGAGACGGAGAATCTTCCATCACGGGAGCGGATCATTATCGTAAGTATGTAGAGGATATAGAACTTCTTTCTCAACTTCACCAAGAATGTTATAGAATGAGTATCGAGTGGAGTCGAATAGAGCCCAAACAAGGAGAATGGTCTAAGGAAGGGGTAGAACATTATAGAGACGAGTTTCGGAGACTCATCCAAGCAGGGATCAAACCGCTTGTAACTCTCCATCATTTTTCTTGTCCTCAGTGGTTCCAAGAAAAAGGAGGATGGCTCTCCGAAAATGCGGTCGAGGATTTTATTCGCTTCGTGGACTTCTCCGCTAAAAGTTTTGGGGATTTGGTTTCGGAATGGTGCACCATCAACGAACCGAACGTATTCGCAAACGATAGTTACATGGACGGAAAATATCCACCGGGAAGTCACGGCGATATTGCCGCTTATATGAAAGTCACTAAACGTTTAGTGATCGCACATCTCAAATCCTACAAGCTCATTCATAAGATCCGAAAAGAAAAAGGTTTTAAAGGAGAAACAAAAGTGGGTTTCGCCCACCACCTTGCCATATTCGAACCTTTTAATTCTCATCCGCTGGCTAAACTAGGCCGCTTTCTAAGCGATTATCTATTTCACGAGATCCAAATGAAAGGTTTTGTGGAAGGCAAACTTTGTTTTCCTTTAGGATTCGGTTATCCGGAGGGGGAGGGGATTTTTTGCGATTTTATAGGGATCAATTATTATTCCAGACATCTGTTCAAAGCTAGCTATAATCCCGGGAATCTATTCGCCACTCCTATGGTGGATCCTAGTATTTCCGATTCGGAAAAGAATGATCTGGGTTGGGAAATTTATCCGGAAGGCCTCTATAAAGTTTGCCGTCGTACTTGGGACAGATACAAACTTCCTATCTATATCACGGAGAATGGAATTCCGGACGCAAAAGACGAGAAGAGAGAAAAATATATCGTGGACCATCTCTATCAGATTAAACGTCTTCTGGATGAGGGAGTAGGGGTTGAGCGTTATTACCATTGGTCCTTTCTGGATAATTTAGAATGGAACGACGGATACGGTCCTCGTTTCGGTTTGGTAGAAGTGGATTATACTACAATGAAAAGAAAACCGCGCTTAAGTGCGCTTCGTTACGCGGAGATCTGTCGAACCAAAAAGATCCAACTTAGAGGATAG
- a CDS encoding TetR/AcrR family transcriptional regulator, whose protein sequence is MGVKEQTRELVLEAAESLFLTKGLLEVSMEEIAALANCTRRNLYRYFETKESLVIAVLRKLLAPWNEFQQETFRLLRGSGLTGRQELSYFLETLARHLEIHKDLVRFAAEFDFVFRERPNFQLDLSSEKSMYAEFQVTEGLISQILEKGEKDGSLKLPAPPSILVPTITTVLWALGQRVALRENLIHREFGVEGMTLIQTQIDLIVIALIPEKEPRAKKEKPNEQ, encoded by the coding sequence GTGGGAGTAAAAGAACAAACCCGAGAACTCGTTCTAGAAGCCGCAGAATCCCTCTTTTTGACCAAAGGACTCCTGGAAGTTTCTATGGAAGAGATTGCGGCCCTGGCGAATTGTACTAGGCGCAATTTGTATCGTTATTTCGAGACAAAAGAATCTCTCGTGATTGCGGTACTCCGTAAACTTTTGGCTCCCTGGAATGAATTCCAGCAGGAAACATTCAGGTTACTCCGAGGTTCCGGTTTAACGGGAAGACAGGAGCTTTCTTACTTTTTGGAAACCTTAGCCCGCCATCTGGAGATACATAAAGACCTGGTCCGTTTTGCCGCAGAGTTCGACTTCGTGTTTCGGGAGAGACCGAATTTTCAATTGGATCTTTCTTCCGAAAAATCCATGTATGCGGAGTTCCAAGTCACAGAAGGTTTAATCTCTCAAATTTTAGAGAAAGGAGAAAAAGACGGAAGTTTGAAACTTCCTGCTCCGCCATCTATCTTAGTACCTACGATTACCACTGTTCTCTGGGCATTAGGACAAAGGGTCGCACTTCGCGAGAATCTTATACATAGGGAATTCGGAGTGGAAGGTATGACCCTTATACAAACTCAAATCGATCTGATCGTTATCGCACTTATTCCGGAAAAAGAACCGAGAGCAAAAAAGGAGAAACCAAATGAGCAATAA
- a CDS encoding bifunctional alpha,alpha-trehalose-phosphate synthase (UDP-forming)/trehalose-phosphatase, whose product MNLQKNKLIIVSNRLPVNLTVRKGKYYSRKSAGGLATGVSSFLEKLGPDTKFVWVGWPGLFVPEVKREEVSKTLEEGFGYFPVYLSESELKQFYFGFCNSTIWPLFHYFPSYTNYSQEEWQSYKEINLRFAEKVLRVYEPGDTVWIHDYHLFLLPSLLREAVPDIKTGFFLHIPFPHFEIYRLLPMSWRKEILLGILGSDLIGFHTHDYTQYFLRSVLRILGLDNHFGLINHGDRFIKVETFPMGIDFEKFRQFSLTDSCEVLRQELGRGIKDKKLLLTVDRLDYSKGIAKRLEAFQLFLEEHPEWKEKVVLLMIIVPSRSEVEEYGKMRESIEKMVGRINGLYTTMEWSPIIYRYKYFSFEELVAFYGISDVALVTPLRDGMNLVAKEFLASRPDDSGMLVLSEMTGAAKELGEAILINPNNPQDVSSAILEALTSPIEEQIVRNLPMIERIRKYDVIKWASDFLTRLDETKKNTRDLSAKIIEGKIQGEILTRFLNSSKRVLFFDYDGTLVPFVNNPAEATPEFKLRHLLLRLSSDPKNTVCIVSGRDRHWLDKTLSGLGLCFIAEHGVWYKVNGDWKLFRELSSGWKSDLYPILEEYCRRLPGTFIEEKEFSLAWHYRGAEKDAADSMTRELLNDLVNYTGNLDVQVLKGNKVIEVKCSGVNKGISSKQIASEISADFILAVGDDWTDEDMFRELPKYTYSIKVGIGPTDARYYLRSPEQVLNLIELLARPLPGEDNFG is encoded by the coding sequence ATGAACCTTCAAAAGAACAAATTGATCATCGTCTCGAACCGACTCCCCGTAAATCTTACTGTTCGCAAAGGTAAATACTATTCTCGTAAAAGTGCAGGCGGTCTCGCGACGGGAGTTTCTTCTTTTTTGGAAAAACTCGGTCCTGATACTAAATTTGTGTGGGTCGGTTGGCCGGGTCTTTTCGTCCCGGAAGTAAAAAGAGAGGAAGTAAGCAAAACTCTTGAAGAAGGATTCGGATATTTTCCCGTATATCTTTCCGAAAGTGAGTTAAAACAATTTTATTTCGGTTTTTGCAACAGTACTATCTGGCCTTTATTCCATTATTTCCCGAGTTATACGAATTATTCCCAAGAAGAATGGCAATCTTATAAGGAGATCAATTTAAGATTTGCGGAAAAAGTACTTCGTGTGTACGAACCCGGTGATACCGTGTGGATACACGATTATCATCTCTTTCTTTTACCTTCATTACTTAGGGAGGCGGTTCCTGATATAAAGACCGGCTTTTTTCTGCATATTCCCTTTCCTCATTTCGAAATTTACAGACTTTTGCCTATGTCGTGGAGAAAGGAAATACTTTTGGGGATCCTAGGAAGCGATCTAATAGGATTCCATACTCACGATTACACTCAATATTTTTTAAGATCTGTACTTAGAATATTAGGATTAGATAATCATTTCGGGCTTATTAATCACGGCGATAGATTCATAAAGGTGGAAACTTTCCCGATGGGAATAGATTTCGAAAAGTTCCGGCAATTCTCACTTACCGATTCATGCGAAGTTTTAAGACAAGAATTAGGACGCGGTATCAAGGATAAAAAATTGCTGCTAACGGTAGATAGGCTGGATTATTCCAAGGGAATAGCGAAACGATTGGAGGCATTCCAATTATTTTTGGAAGAACATCCCGAATGGAAAGAGAAAGTCGTTCTCTTGATGATTATCGTTCCTTCCCGCTCGGAAGTGGAAGAATACGGCAAAATGAGGGAATCAATAGAGAAGATGGTGGGCAGGATCAACGGTCTTTATACCACGATGGAATGGTCCCCGATCATTTACCGTTACAAGTATTTTTCTTTCGAAGAATTAGTCGCTTTTTACGGCATTTCGGATGTCGCTTTAGTCACTCCTCTTCGGGACGGTATGAACTTGGTCGCTAAGGAGTTTCTGGCTTCGAGGCCGGACGATTCTGGAATGTTAGTTTTATCCGAAATGACCGGGGCCGCAAAAGAATTAGGGGAAGCGATCCTTATCAACCCGAACAATCCCCAAGATGTAAGTAGCGCGATCCTTGAGGCTCTTACCAGTCCGATTGAAGAACAAATAGTAAGAAACCTTCCTATGATCGAACGTATCCGTAAATACGATGTAATCAAATGGGCCTCGGACTTTTTGACCCGACTAGACGAGACCAAAAAGAATACCAGAGATCTATCCGCTAAAATTATAGAAGGAAAGATCCAAGGTGAGATCCTGACTAGATTCTTGAATTCATCGAAGAGGGTCCTGTTCTTTGATTATGACGGTACTCTGGTCCCTTTCGTAAACAATCCTGCGGAAGCGACTCCGGAATTCAAACTAAGACATCTTTTGTTACGCCTTTCCTCCGATCCAAAAAATACCGTCTGCATCGTAAGTGGAAGAGATAGGCATTGGCTGGACAAAACTCTTTCCGGGTTAGGTTTATGTTTTATCGCGGAACACGGAGTCTGGTACAAGGTTAACGGAGACTGGAAATTATTTAGGGAGCTTTCCTCAGGCTGGAAATCGGATCTCTATCCGATATTGGAAGAATACTGTAGACGCCTTCCGGGTACTTTTATCGAAGAAAAAGAATTCTCTTTGGCTTGGCATTACCGCGGAGCGGAAAAAGATGCTGCTGACTCTATGACTCGGGAACTTCTGAACGATTTAGTCAATTATACCGGAAATTTGGATGTTCAGGTCTTAAAAGGTAATAAGGTTATTGAAGTAAAATGTTCCGGAGTCAATAAGGGAATTTCTTCTAAGCAAATCGCTTCGGAAATTTCCGCTGATTTTATTTTGGCGGTGGGAGATGATTGGACTGATGAGGATATGTTTCGTGAACTTCCAAAATACACATATTCCATAAAAGTTGGAATCGGCCCAACAGATGCCCGCTACTATCTCAGATCCCCCGAACAAGTATTAAACTTAATCGAATTATTGGCAAGACCTCTACCGGGAGAAGACAATTTTGGATAA